GCCGCTTCGCGCGCGACGGCTTCGCGTTCGACACGGGCCCGGGGCTGCTGCATCTGCCGGCGGTCTACCGGGACCTGTTCGTGAAGACCGGCAAGGAACCGCTGGAGGAGTGCGTCACGCTGACGCAGGTCGACCCGGCGAGCCGTCATGTCTTCGCCGACGCCACCCGCGTGGACCTGCCGAACGCTTCCCGGGCCGGCACGCTCGCCGCCCTGGACGCCGCGCTCGGCGCGGGCGCGGGCGAGCGCTGGGGCGACTTCCTGGTCCGCGCCCGCGAGGCCTGGGACCGCACCCGCCGCCCGCTCCTGGAGGAGCCGCAGCCGGCCGACCCCGCGCCCCTGGGCCGCGAGCCGTACCCGGCCCTGAAGGCGGGCCTGTTGCGCCGCCCGACGACGACGCTCGCGCAGGTCGGGGCCCGCGAGCTGCGCGACCCCCGGCTCGCCGCCCTCCTCGACGCGTACGCGTGGTCGTACGGCTTCGACCCGGCGACGGCCCCGGCCTCGGCCGCCGTCCTGCCCTACATGGAGCAGACCTTCGGCAGCTGGTACGTGGGCGGGGGCCTGCGGGCGCTCGCCGACGCGGTGTACGAGCGCTGCCGGAAGCGGCGTGTCGAGTTCGTCTTCGACACGCCCGTGGAGGACGTCCTGGAGAAGGACGGCCGGGCGGTCGGGGTGCGCCTGGCGGGCGGCGACAGCGTCGAGGCCGACCATGTCGTCTCCGGGGCCCCGGTGCCGGCGCTCTACCGCGATCACGTCGTCGCGTGGGGCCACGGCGACGAGTGGCCGCACCACCAGGTCACCGGGACCGGCCGGGTGACGGTCTGTCTGGCGCTGCGCGGCGCCCGGGAGGCGGAGGCGGTCCACCGCACCGTCGTCCACGCGGCGGGCGAGCGGCCGACGGTGACGGTGCTCCGCCCGGACGACCCGGCGCTGCGCCCGGACGCGGACCACGAGTCGGTGACGGTCACGGCGACCGTCCGTACGTCCCCGGAGTGGGACGCGGCCGCGGGGGAGGCCTTCGCGGGACGGATGGTCGAGGCGGCGGGACACGCGGTTCCGGGGCTGCGGGAGCGGCTGTTGTGGCAGCACGTGCGCACCCCGGAGGACGTGCGGCGGGACACGGGCGTCGCCGAGGTGCCGGGGCCCGCGCTCGCCGGGGCGGATGGGCGGCTGCTTCCGGCCGGCAACCGCTCGCCGCTGCCGGGCCTCTGGTTCGCGGGCGGCTGGTCGCACCCGGGCGGCGGGCTCGCCCACGCGGGCATGTCGGGCGCCCTGGTTGCGGGCTTCATCGTGGAGGGCGCGGACTTCCGCGGCTCCCGGTAGACGGACGTG
This sequence is a window from Streptomyces sp. NBC_00691. Protein-coding genes within it:
- a CDS encoding phytoene desaturase family protein, with product MARIVVIGAGLGAMAAAARLAVAGHRVTVYERGATYGGAVGRFARDGFAFDTGPGLLHLPAVYRDLFVKTGKEPLEECVTLTQVDPASRHVFADATRVDLPNASRAGTLAALDAALGAGAGERWGDFLVRAREAWDRTRRPLLEEPQPADPAPLGREPYPALKAGLLRRPTTTLAQVGARELRDPRLAALLDAYAWSYGFDPATAPASAAVLPYMEQTFGSWYVGGGLRALADAVYERCRKRRVEFVFDTPVEDVLEKDGRAVGVRLAGGDSVEADHVVSGAPVPALYRDHVVAWGHGDEWPHHQVTGTGRVTVCLALRGAREAEAVHRTVVHAAGERPTVTVLRPDDPALRPDADHESVTVTATVRTSPEWDAAAGEAFAGRMVEAAGHAVPGLRERLLWQHVRTPEDVRRDTGVAEVPGPALAGADGRLLPAGNRSPLPGLWFAGGWSHPGGGLAHAGMSGALVAGFIVEGADFRGSR